Proteins encoded within one genomic window of Paenarthrobacter sp. JL.01a:
- a CDS encoding GAF and ANTAR domain-containing protein, with product METREQNEDFKLLHQLIAAGDVRNFLDGMTQYAATTLSRAAGVRVECAVTLWRRKRAVTVAASSDSALLLDGIERAIGSGPAQEALETSRYVLLADVSTERRWPEYCKDLSAAGFRSALGVPLSLGTDSSAALNLFASEAGNFTQDAIGEAEVFADIAAQALRLALRISTADLLAEDLKAAMARRTAIDLACGMIMAQSRCTQSEAFAFLQQASQNRNQKLHDVAEGIIAGISEPQEPQRRSFRTKGCAPEAWRPAGRVAYERSVRWTIVVRCPEPSVLTIIRILINVGSCGL from the coding sequence ATGGAAACCCGGGAACAAAACGAAGACTTCAAGCTCCTCCATCAGTTGATCGCTGCTGGAGACGTCAGGAATTTCCTGGACGGCATGACGCAGTATGCCGCCACGACGCTGAGCCGGGCTGCCGGCGTGCGTGTCGAGTGTGCCGTGACCTTGTGGAGGCGTAAGCGTGCGGTCACCGTTGCAGCCAGCAGCGACAGTGCCCTTCTGCTGGACGGTATTGAGCGGGCCATCGGAAGCGGTCCTGCGCAGGAGGCCCTGGAAACATCGAGGTACGTTCTGCTCGCAGACGTTTCCACCGAGCGGAGGTGGCCCGAATATTGCAAGGATCTTTCCGCAGCGGGTTTCCGGAGTGCTTTGGGTGTTCCGTTGTCGTTGGGTACGGACTCATCGGCAGCCCTGAACTTATTCGCGTCGGAAGCCGGGAACTTCACGCAGGACGCCATTGGCGAAGCTGAAGTATTCGCGGACATAGCCGCCCAGGCGCTGCGGCTTGCCCTGCGTATTTCAACAGCTGACCTTTTGGCCGAGGACCTGAAAGCGGCTATGGCCCGGAGGACTGCCATCGACCTTGCCTGCGGCATGATCATGGCCCAAAGCCGCTGCACCCAGAGCGAAGCTTTCGCTTTTCTGCAGCAGGCATCCCAGAACAGAAACCAGAAACTGCATGATGTCGCCGAAGGCATTATCGCGGGGATTTCCGAACCGCAGGAACCACAAAGACGTTCTTTCAGGACTAAGGGCTGCGCCCCGGAAGCGTGGCGTCCGGCGGGGCGCGTTGCGTACGAACGATCTGTGCGGTGGACTATCGTGGTGCGCTGTCCTGAACCTTCAGTTCTCACTATAATAAGGATACTTATCAACGTCGGCTCCTGTGGACTGTGA
- a CDS encoding GAF and ANTAR domain-containing protein: MMWIGPAMDGDAEDAVVRVSELPLTDELAVMFARASNMLLTEETVSNALLLITEAAVLAVEDAVGAGVSLMESDGRRSSAASTASVVAAADALQYDLGEGPCLTAWASGKPVDSEDIRTDPRWMRWGQAAADLGVRSCVSVPLLSGDLAFGAIKVYWEAPGTASPRLIHLLEAFASQASIFLVNALAKERVSALSDQLKSSLAQREQVATAKGITMATLGLGEHEAVLHLIARSNKEKRRLHEVAREVIDNLPGSTD; this comes from the coding sequence ATGATGTGGATCGGCCCCGCGATGGATGGCGACGCGGAAGATGCGGTGGTGCGGGTGAGTGAGCTGCCCCTGACGGATGAGTTGGCTGTGATGTTCGCGCGGGCCTCGAACATGCTGCTCACTGAAGAAACGGTGTCGAATGCCCTTTTGTTGATTACGGAAGCGGCCGTGCTTGCCGTCGAGGATGCCGTGGGTGCAGGCGTGTCGTTGATGGAATCCGACGGGCGGCGCAGCAGTGCGGCCTCTACCGCGTCGGTTGTGGCCGCCGCGGACGCGCTGCAATACGACTTGGGTGAAGGCCCGTGCCTGACCGCCTGGGCCTCGGGCAAGCCCGTGGATTCGGAAGACATCCGAACTGATCCAAGGTGGATGCGATGGGGGCAGGCCGCGGCGGATCTGGGAGTGCGTTCTTGCGTCAGTGTGCCGCTGCTCTCCGGTGATCTGGCTTTTGGAGCCATCAAGGTTTATTGGGAAGCGCCAGGAACCGCCTCACCTCGACTGATCCACCTCTTGGAAGCCTTTGCTTCACAGGCCTCGATCTTCCTGGTCAACGCGCTTGCCAAGGAGAGAGTCTCGGCGCTCAGTGACCAGCTCAAATCGTCCCTGGCGCAGCGCGAACAGGTTGCAACGGCCAAAGGGATCACCATGGCCACGCTGGGGCTGGGCGAGCATGAGGCTGTGCTTCATCTTATTGCCCGGTCCAACAAGGAGAAGCGCCGGCTGCATGAGGTGGCGCGTGAAGTCATTGACAACCTGCCGGGATCAACTGATTGA